Proteins found in one Oncorhynchus mykiss isolate Arlee chromosome 17, USDA_OmykA_1.1, whole genome shotgun sequence genomic segment:
- the LOC110493949 gene encoding twist-related protein 2, which yields MREEVSCTNSPEGGLGASEEELERGSKKSGQTGGRKRVPYHKKDNLGRAEERAIVSGSPNSLVPSGPKRQKKQQNSPMAVVCVAPSSLGSSGLGLGSGGEPFEDLHTQRVIANVRERQRTQSLNDAFASLRKIIPTLPSDKLSKIQILKLASRYIDFLYQVLQSDEMDAKLASCNYLAHERLSYAFSVWRMEGAWAMSASH from the coding sequence atgcGCGAGGAGGTGTCCTGCACCAACTCCCCCGAGGGGGGGCTGGGGGCCAGCGAGGAGGAGCTGGAGAGGGGCTCCAAGAAGAGCGGGCAAACAGGGGGCCGAAAGCGGGTGCCGTACCACAAGAAAGACAATCTGGGTCGGGCCGAGGAGAGGGCCATTGTCAGCGGGAGCCCCAACAGCCTGGTTCCGTCGGGGCCCAAGCGGCAGAAGAAGCAACAGAACTCCCCCATGGCGGTGGTATGTGTGGCCCCTTCCTCGCTGGGCTCCAGCGGCCTCGGCTTAGGTTCGGGCGGCGAGCCCTTCGAGGACCTGCACACGCAGCGAGTGATCGCCAACGTGCGCGAGCGCCAGCGTACGCAGTCGCTGAACGACGCCTTCGCCTCGCTGCGTAAGATCATTCCCACGCTGCCATCGGACAAGCTGAGCAAGATTCAGATCCTGAAGCTAGCGTCGCGCTACATCGACTTCCTCTACCAGGTACTGCAGAGTGATGAGATGGACGCCAAGCTGGCCAGCTGCAACTACTTGGCCCACGAACGGCTCAGCTATGCCTTTTCCGTCTGGAGGATGGAGGGCGCCTGGGCCATGTCAGCCAGCCACTAG